One Owenweeksia hongkongensis DSM 17368 genomic region harbors:
- a CDS encoding heavy metal translocating P-type ATPase — MLVKETFPVTGMSCASCAVSVETMLKSTDGVKDAGVNFANSTAFAEYDSDKVSTSELQSAIQSIGYNLIIESEDPYAEQEKMQQEEYKKVKRRFIGSSIFALPVFVIGMFFPDMPYAPWISMVLTIPVLFYFGAHFFKNSWKLALKGSTNMDTLVALSTGIAFAFSAFNTIYPEFFESRGFAAHVYYEAAAVIIAFISLGKWMEEKAKSNTTTALKKLMGLQPKMVKVIVDEKEIEMPVGDVQKGQIVMVRPGEKIPLDGKVTVGNSFVDESMISGEPLAVKKKSGDEVFAGTINQKGAFRFEATKVGNDTLLAQIIKTVREAQGSKAPVQKLADKIAGIFVPTVILIAIATFTVWMIWGGDDAFTHALLTTVSVLVIACPCALGLATPTAIMVGVGKGAENNILIKDARGLELAHKVDAILLDKTGTITEGKPEVVEQIWKDENLQNQEILFAIESQSEHPLAQAVTNSLKEKVEKNPAISSFESLTGQGVKASANDETYFLGNRKLMDEHGISLSGDFATKAEEWQQKAYTVIYFAKGNELLSVLAIADKIKPTSAEAIRKLQDQNVEVYMLTGDNEHTAKAVAQQVGIKNYKAETLPADKANLLKKLQAEGKTVAMVGDGINDSHALAEADVSIAMGKGSDIAMDVATITLITSDLNSIPKALKLSSNTVKGIRQNLFWAFIYNLIGIPIAAGILYPFTGFLLNPMIAGAAMAFSSVSVVLNSLRLKRLSIE; from the coding sequence ATGTTAGTTAAAGAAACTTTCCCCGTAACCGGAATGAGCTGCGCCTCCTGCGCGGTGAGCGTAGAAACCATGCTCAAATCTACAGATGGTGTAAAAGATGCCGGGGTAAACTTTGCTAATTCTACCGCTTTCGCGGAATATGATTCGGACAAAGTATCCACTTCTGAGCTTCAGAGTGCAATCCAAAGCATAGGTTACAACCTCATCATCGAAAGTGAGGATCCTTACGCTGAGCAAGAAAAAATGCAGCAGGAGGAATACAAAAAAGTAAAGCGAAGATTTATCGGTTCCAGCATTTTTGCCCTTCCCGTTTTTGTGATTGGAATGTTTTTCCCTGACATGCCTTACGCACCTTGGATTTCAATGGTACTCACCATTCCTGTGCTATTTTACTTTGGGGCGCACTTCTTTAAAAACAGTTGGAAGCTTGCGCTAAAAGGCAGCACCAACATGGACACACTGGTTGCCTTGAGCACCGGAATTGCCTTTGCCTTCAGTGCTTTCAACACTATTTATCCTGAGTTTTTTGAAAGCCGTGGCTTTGCTGCGCACGTATATTATGAAGCCGCTGCCGTGATTATCGCCTTTATTTCTTTAGGAAAATGGATGGAGGAAAAAGCCAAGAGCAATACCACCACCGCACTTAAAAAATTGATGGGGCTACAACCCAAAATGGTGAAAGTGATAGTGGATGAAAAGGAAATAGAAATGCCGGTAGGTGATGTTCAAAAAGGACAAATCGTAATGGTTCGCCCTGGTGAGAAAATCCCACTTGACGGAAAAGTTACCGTTGGTAATTCTTTTGTAGATGAAAGTATGATAAGTGGTGAGCCACTTGCCGTAAAAAAGAAATCCGGTGATGAAGTATTTGCCGGAACGATAAACCAAAAAGGTGCCTTTAGATTTGAAGCCACCAAAGTGGGCAACGACACCCTGCTGGCACAAATCATAAAAACTGTTCGTGAAGCTCAGGGAAGTAAAGCCCCCGTGCAAAAGTTGGCCGATAAAATTGCCGGGATATTTGTTCCAACAGTAATTCTTATTGCCATCGCCACTTTTACGGTGTGGATGATTTGGGGTGGCGATGATGCTTTTACGCATGCACTGCTTACTACCGTTTCGGTTTTAGTAATTGCCTGCCCCTGTGCTTTAGGACTGGCCACTCCTACCGCTATTATGGTGGGTGTGGGCAAAGGAGCCGAAAACAATATTCTGATAAAGGATGCTCGTGGACTTGAGCTTGCTCATAAAGTTGACGCCATCCTTTTGGATAAAACCGGAACTATCACCGAAGGAAAACCCGAAGTAGTAGAGCAAATTTGGAAGGATGAAAACCTGCAAAATCAGGAAATACTTTTCGCCATAGAATCACAGTCTGAGCATCCTTTGGCTCAAGCCGTTACCAATTCTTTGAAAGAAAAAGTTGAAAAAAATCCCGCCATTTCAAGTTTTGAAAGCCTTACTGGACAAGGTGTAAAAGCTAGTGCTAATGACGAAACTTACTTTTTGGGAAACCGAAAGCTGATGGATGAGCATGGAATTTCCCTTTCCGGAGATTTTGCCACTAAGGCCGAAGAATGGCAACAAAAAGCCTACACGGTAATTTACTTTGCTAAGGGAAATGAACTACTCTCTGTTTTGGCAATAGCCGATAAAATCAAACCTACCTCAGCGGAAGCCATTCGTAAACTTCAGGATCAAAATGTGGAAGTTTATATGCTCACCGGAGATAATGAGCATACTGCCAAAGCCGTTGCCCAACAGGTAGGAATTAAAAATTATAAAGCCGAAACATTACCTGCTGACAAAGCCAACCTCCTGAAAAAGCTACAAGCCGAAGGCAAAACCGTGGCCATGGTAGGCGATGGCATCAATGACAGCCACGCATTGGCCGAAGCTGATGTCAGCATAGCAATGGGGAAGGGCTCAGATATTGCAATGGACGTGGCTACTATTACCCTCATCACTTCCGATCTGAACTCAATCCCTAAAGCTTTAAAGCTTTCATCTAACACGGTGAAAGGTATCCGCCAGAACCTATTTTGGGCCTTTATTTATAACCTCATCGGCATTCCTATCGCAGCTGGTATTCTGTACCCATTCACTGGATTCTTGCTAAACCCTATGATTGCCGGAGCCGCAATGGCGTTTAGCTCCGTGAGTGTGGTGCTGAATAGTTTGAGGTTGAAACGATTGTCTATTGAATAG